From the Leptospira montravelensis genome, one window contains:
- a CDS encoding Kelch repeat-containing protein encodes MNKFVFPFLLFTIGCMIPEKYGNPFDQKASGVLFLSAFFDSAPFHCVNQSNQKSLGTVDQVLLQCNRDLANIDSNYLAESNHVVFSNVSFAKIDKDRLLVKFDPLTADGKYELNLLGVVSNSGETLVEDKLPIIVDTQIPTISLVGYIPITDYTFFSPHYWDFTTSEPLANFGPPILSGSLASKVILRSVQKVNETTYRVYFEDNFSSNSPGSLTMHFYNSKDNAGNEVSNSLTIQFIGLVQGPNLNHGRSEFEAFQNANGDVIAIYGFASSAEILRKGSSSFVLTNPSLPVISRGERGVMLDGKNLLITGGIQAPSPYAVTSSYIFDTETTTFAPTGNMNGRRHLHNIVKLQDGRVMVLGGISEYDFDPMTPYSFITLNTAEIYNPTTGLFTEISNRMMTPRSFSCSVLLDDGRVFIIGGTDGIFAPKDTTEFFDPNTQTFSWGPTLPVPVGALKCTKLTDGNVLIYGAQLSNLNNSTMLYDLTRNQILTVANSKFRREWSFAQELPDGGILFYGGGYRYNTSEPSRVMEKLDYGKSNNFFDMGMAKYSVTKHSGVKFSDGTLFFLGGEIGGAFNLETEYYGLSN; translated from the coding sequence TTGAATAAATTTGTTTTTCCTTTCTTGTTATTTACCATTGGATGTATGATCCCCGAGAAATACGGGAACCCTTTTGATCAAAAAGCAAGTGGCGTTTTATTCCTCAGTGCTTTTTTTGATTCAGCGCCTTTCCATTGCGTGAATCAATCAAATCAAAAATCACTTGGAACAGTGGATCAGGTTTTGCTACAGTGTAACCGCGATCTTGCCAATATTGATTCTAACTATCTTGCAGAGTCGAACCATGTTGTTTTTTCAAATGTAAGTTTTGCAAAAATTGATAAAGATCGTCTACTTGTAAAATTTGATCCTTTAACCGCAGATGGGAAGTATGAACTGAATTTATTGGGTGTGGTTTCTAATTCCGGTGAGACACTTGTTGAAGATAAACTTCCGATTATTGTTGATACACAAATTCCAACCATATCTTTAGTTGGTTACATTCCCATTACTGATTATACTTTTTTTTCACCACATTATTGGGATTTTACGACATCTGAGCCACTTGCAAATTTTGGCCCTCCTATTTTAAGTGGATCGTTAGCTTCAAAAGTAATTCTGCGATCAGTTCAAAAAGTGAATGAAACTACGTACCGTGTTTACTTCGAAGATAATTTTTCTTCGAATAGTCCTGGTTCGCTTACTATGCATTTTTACAATTCAAAAGATAATGCTGGTAATGAAGTGTCAAATTCACTAACGATACAATTCATTGGTTTAGTGCAAGGTCCTAATTTAAATCATGGTCGGTCCGAATTTGAAGCATTTCAAAATGCCAATGGTGATGTGATTGCCATTTATGGTTTTGCTTCGAGCGCAGAAATACTAAGAAAAGGTTCGTCCAGTTTTGTTCTTACGAATCCAAGTTTGCCAGTCATTTCTCGTGGTGAACGAGGAGTGATGTTAGATGGAAAGAATCTTTTGATTACGGGTGGAATTCAAGCCCCCAGTCCTTATGCGGTCACTTCGAGTTATATTTTTGATACGGAAACAACAACCTTCGCTCCAACTGGGAATATGAATGGACGTAGGCATTTACACAATATAGTAAAACTTCAAGATGGACGCGTAATGGTATTAGGTGGAATTAGCGAATATGATTTTGACCCTATGACACCTTATAGTTTTATTACTTTAAACACTGCAGAGATATATAATCCAACGACAGGTCTATTTACTGAAATATCGAATCGAATGATGACTCCCAGATCATTTTCATGTTCCGTGTTGCTTGATGATGGCCGTGTATTTATCATTGGTGGAACGGATGGAATTTTTGCACCTAAAGACACTACAGAATTTTTTGATCCTAATACACAGACATTTTCTTGGGGACCAACATTGCCTGTACCAGTAGGTGCATTAAAATGTACGAAACTAACCGATGGGAATGTGCTCATTTACGGAGCACAATTGTCAAACTTAAACAATTCTACCATGTTATATGATCTTACTCGAAATCAGATTCTAACAGTTGCTAATTCAAAGTTTAGAAGAGAATGGAGTTTTGCTCAAGAGTTGCCAGATGGTGGAATTCTTTTTTATGGTGGTGGGTATAGATACAATACAAGTGAACCGAGCCGAGTAATGGAAAAACTAGATTACGGGAAAAGTAATAATTTTTTCGATATGGGAATGGCTAAGTACAGTGTTACAAAACATAGTGGTGTGAAATTTTCTGATGGAACTTTGTTTTTTCTTGGTGGAGAAATTGGAGGAGCATTCAATTTGGAAACAGAGTATTACGGTTTATCTAACTAG
- a CDS encoding pirin family protein: protein MEALNTDHNSVHKKLHPASERGHVNFGWLDSHHSFSFGHWYHPEKTNFGALRVLNDDIVEPSMGFGTHPHQNMEIVSIPLFGELAHKDSTGTNGIIRTGDVQIMSAGSGILHSEFNHSNEKKVNFLQIWILPKVAGIEPRYAQKTFSEAGRINKFQTVVSPVDEDAVWINQDAYFSLATLDPGKELSYAVHSPGQGIFAFVISGKLKVEDTLLERRDAVGYWGNDTYKFQAEVKSELLVIEVPMK from the coding sequence ATGGAAGCATTAAATACCGATCACAATTCCGTACATAAAAAACTCCATCCTGCATCGGAGCGTGGACACGTTAATTTCGGATGGTTGGATAGCCATCACTCCTTTAGCTTTGGCCATTGGTACCATCCTGAAAAAACAAACTTTGGCGCACTTCGCGTACTGAACGATGACATAGTCGAACCAAGTATGGGTTTTGGTACTCACCCACACCAAAATATGGAAATCGTTTCTATTCCCTTATTTGGTGAGCTTGCTCACAAAGATAGTACAGGTACGAATGGTATCATTCGCACTGGGGACGTACAAATTATGTCTGCGGGTTCCGGCATCCTTCACTCGGAGTTCAACCATAGTAACGAGAAAAAAGTCAATTTTTTGCAAATATGGATTCTTCCCAAAGTAGCTGGAATCGAACCACGTTATGCCCAAAAAACCTTCTCGGAAGCGGGTCGAATCAACAAATTCCAAACCGTTGTTTCCCCCGTTGATGAGGATGCCGTTTGGATCAACCAAGACGCATATTTTTCTTTGGCTACTTTAGATCCCGGGAAGGAACTTTCTTATGCCGTCCATTCTCCTGGCCAAGGTATCTTTGCGTTTGTGATTAGTGGTAAACTAAAAGTCGAAGATACACTCTTGGAACGTAGAGATGCAGTTGGATACTGGGGAAACGATACATACAAATTCCAAGCTGAAGTAAAATCGGAACTTCTCGTCATTGAAGTTCCGATGAAGTAA
- a CDS encoding Kelch repeat-containing protein produces the protein MAKTKILFLIALFVSCKIGTGKNLFDPNSPASLGLLLLGSEPVVTMEFSTNRVQPGGVMYVSTNHDFTTKTEGLKLPISGISDSPISKIIPRSKYLYEIRMKPSVTTGRFRINLKDYYLNESLQVNPESFEFEIDSEPPILELRTGNGIDISELESGFLDIVANEDIVWDGNLSQVGLSGTAKNTLVVSDVITSERNIRLLFAGNPNSNGGILTISFADIKDKASNSQGTLMLPINVYAFKSGPNLNVARRSCVGVELDDGRRLVLGGRAKKDVMINGNGTLSHAEFYDSVSKKFVQGPDMVYRRQEFDAVKLLDGRIFVSAGLGGKIGPSNDALTSTEVFDPISNTWTEGPQLADPRLFHKMTVLPNGDVLVVGGLSPYKPIQSVGSVELVHITNNPATMTVEPIGNLSDSRGKHTQILSHEAGKVIIFGGERSDVFGPLTNDFTPNALETIEIYDINTKTLSKSTAKLYKRFNHFVHRLKNGEILIFGGVNSRFDNAQPVLRAQIYNPITDTIRDHKNLLFGREWGSSFIFPYGKDQLIVAGGLEYRTVNGSTFDSIHDTESWSESNNRFYMTSRSLNARWDGCDIRYNSVGGGMILGGRIGDILGNTEEYSFE, from the coding sequence ATGGCAAAGACTAAGATTCTTTTCCTAATTGCTTTATTCGTATCTTGTAAAATAGGGACAGGGAAAAATTTATTTGATCCAAATTCTCCTGCCAGTTTAGGCCTTCTGCTTTTAGGTTCGGAACCAGTGGTTACAATGGAATTTTCAACCAATCGGGTGCAACCTGGTGGAGTCATGTATGTATCCACTAACCATGATTTTACGACAAAAACAGAAGGATTAAAATTGCCAATATCTGGGATTAGTGACAGCCCAATTTCAAAAATAATTCCACGTAGTAAATATTTGTATGAGATCCGGATGAAACCATCTGTTACTACAGGTAGATTTCGTATTAACTTAAAGGATTATTATCTAAACGAATCTCTTCAAGTGAATCCTGAGAGTTTTGAATTCGAAATTGATTCAGAACCTCCTATCCTGGAACTCCGTACTGGAAACGGAATCGATATTTCGGAATTGGAATCTGGATTTTTGGATATTGTAGCAAACGAAGATATTGTCTGGGATGGTAATCTGTCTCAAGTTGGCCTCTCAGGTACTGCGAAAAATACTTTAGTTGTGTCGGACGTCATTACTTCGGAACGCAACATACGTTTGTTATTTGCTGGAAATCCGAATTCAAATGGTGGGATATTAACTATTTCTTTCGCAGACATTAAAGACAAAGCATCCAATTCTCAGGGAACATTGATGTTGCCAATTAATGTTTATGCTTTTAAAAGTGGGCCAAACTTAAATGTGGCAAGAAGGTCTTGCGTTGGTGTTGAGTTAGACGATGGTAGGCGTTTAGTTCTTGGGGGAAGGGCAAAAAAAGATGTTATGATCAATGGGAATGGAACATTAAGTCATGCAGAATTCTACGATTCCGTTTCCAAAAAGTTCGTACAAGGGCCGGATATGGTGTATCGACGCCAAGAATTTGATGCAGTTAAACTCCTTGATGGAAGAATTTTTGTTTCCGCAGGGTTAGGTGGTAAAATTGGTCCTTCCAATGATGCTTTAACTTCCACGGAAGTTTTTGATCCTATCTCCAATACTTGGACTGAGGGACCGCAACTAGCCGATCCGCGATTGTTTCATAAGATGACAGTGCTCCCCAATGGCGATGTTCTCGTTGTTGGAGGATTGAGTCCATATAAACCAATTCAATCTGTTGGATCAGTGGAACTAGTTCATATCACAAATAATCCAGCTACAATGACTGTAGAACCTATTGGTAATCTTAGTGATTCTCGAGGTAAACATACTCAAATTCTATCCCATGAGGCTGGGAAAGTCATTATCTTCGGGGGAGAACGTTCCGATGTGTTTGGACCATTGACAAATGACTTCACACCGAATGCGTTAGAAACAATTGAAATATATGATATCAATACAAAAACTCTATCCAAGTCTACAGCCAAATTATACAAAAGATTTAATCATTTTGTCCACAGGTTGAAAAATGGAGAGATACTCATTTTTGGTGGAGTGAATTCTCGGTTTGATAATGCCCAACCAGTATTACGGGCTCAAATTTATAACCCGATAACCGATACCATTCGTGATCATAAAAATTTACTTTTTGGAAGAGAGTGGGGTTCTTCATTTATTTTTCCTTATGGTAAGGATCAATTGATTGTTGCCGGTGGTTTAGAATATCGAACAGTCAATGGCTCTACATTTGATTCGATACATGATACCGAGTCATGGTCGGAATCAAACAACCGATTTTATATGACGAGTCGTTCTCTAAATGCTCGTTGGGATGGTTGCGACATTCGTTACAATTCTGTTGGTGGTGGAATGATTCTTGGCGGTAGAATTGGAGATATCCTTGGGAATACAGAGGAATACAGTTTTGAATAA
- a CDS encoding kelch repeat-containing protein, with the protein MRCGFNLLLALLLVHCNIKNTSQNIFDPTTFAGGTAAVLSTLVSQDQVEINSRYNPTDYPSFVKTEILDLDLNRPVAIHFAKNHFRISENYKDDLVLRDVFPLSENKIRVLFSVSSRSEWRDPISIFIQKPDSMDNFSFSGKVLEFKFPYPRYIGNISEAKGQITTIPLLDGRILLVGGVSIFGNTLPTVEIFNPELGTSTVLPSLSKSLTGMAICSDPKGNVYVSGGKTTRVDPSADSQINDRIYRINGNNQTVVELPIPMQRRRVGHTMLCLSNGDLLISGGQFRVGSDENAISNDHEYISIQNGTSTLLDSSANFPVNTVFHFAAYDENKQRVLFFGGKDRLAVYALYSKFIYSLDLNSKSFNTLPAVLPTSRSNVTSISVSGGDRLILGGVTGSGVGSRSIESWTEEGSITKTHGFTSRIKNGSSIAPFSNSQVLYTGGVDTYYKSGILELYDHIEKKNFIVDTMMNARSEHSAIQTTKGIVIFGDSALDDTRVELYGKD; encoded by the coding sequence ATGCGATGCGGTTTTAATTTACTATTAGCATTACTATTAGTTCACTGTAATATAAAAAATACTTCGCAAAATATATTTGATCCCACTACTTTTGCAGGAGGTACCGCTGCCGTCTTGTCTACGTTAGTTTCACAAGACCAAGTAGAGATTAATTCCCGATACAATCCCACTGATTATCCTTCTTTTGTAAAAACTGAAATTTTGGATTTGGATTTAAACCGTCCAGTAGCAATTCACTTTGCAAAGAACCATTTCCGCATTTCCGAGAATTATAAGGATGACTTGGTTTTGCGGGATGTTTTCCCATTATCTGAAAATAAAATTCGCGTATTATTTTCAGTTTCCTCTCGGTCGGAATGGAGAGACCCAATTTCAATATTCATTCAGAAACCAGACTCAATGGATAATTTCTCTTTTTCTGGGAAAGTATTGGAATTCAAATTTCCTTATCCGCGTTATATCGGTAACATATCCGAAGCAAAAGGTCAAATAACAACAATTCCATTGTTAGATGGCAGAATCCTCTTAGTAGGAGGTGTTTCTATCTTTGGAAACACGCTCCCCACAGTAGAGATATTTAATCCTGAATTAGGGACTTCAACAGTTCTTCCTTCGTTAAGCAAAAGTTTGACGGGAATGGCAATTTGTTCTGATCCAAAAGGGAATGTTTATGTTTCTGGCGGGAAAACTACAAGGGTAGATCCTTCCGCAGATTCTCAGATCAACGATCGAATATATAGAATTAATGGAAACAATCAAACTGTGGTCGAACTTCCGATACCAATGCAAAGGAGAAGAGTTGGTCATACAATGCTTTGTTTGTCTAATGGTGATTTACTTATTTCTGGTGGGCAATTTCGAGTTGGGAGTGATGAAAATGCAATCTCCAACGATCATGAATATATTTCTATCCAAAACGGAACTTCCACTTTATTAGATTCATCAGCAAACTTCCCAGTAAATACAGTGTTTCATTTTGCAGCGTATGATGAAAATAAACAACGTGTATTGTTTTTTGGAGGTAAGGACCGGCTCGCGGTATATGCACTTTATTCAAAATTTATATATAGTTTAGATCTTAATTCTAAAAGTTTTAACACCTTACCAGCCGTACTTCCTACTTCCAGATCAAATGTAACAAGTATATCTGTATCTGGTGGAGATCGATTGATTTTGGGAGGTGTTACGGGAAGTGGAGTGGGTTCTCGAAGTATTGAATCCTGGACCGAAGAAGGATCTATCACAAAAACTCATGGTTTTACAAGTAGAATCAAAAATGGTAGCTCAATTGCTCCGTTTTCAAATTCGCAAGTTCTTTACACTGGTGGTGTAGATACTTATTATAAATCAGGAATTTTAGAACTTTACGACCATATAGAGAAAAAAAACTTTATTGTTGATACAATGATGAATGCACGTTCGGAACATTCAGCGATCCAAACTACAAAGGGGATTGTAATATTCGGCGATTCTGCATTGGATGATACAAGGGTGGAGTTGTATGGCAAAGACTAA
- a CDS encoding sodium-dependent bicarbonate transport family permease: MEILNSLIANLQTPMFLAFLLGIFATLVKSDLKFPDGMYTGITIYLLFAIGLKGGVKLNSTTIEEFFKPAIAALTLCISIPIIAYYILTKLGGYDKENAAALSAHYGSVSAVTFSEALAFLESLHIPYEGYMPSMLAIMEIPAIIVALFILKINSSKEKESMSWKKVAHELFTGKGTLLLIGGLIIGMISGKKGHEQFAPLFEVPFRGMLILFLLEVGIVTGRRITDLKKAGVFLIAFGILFPICNGMVGLILGKTVGLSMGGATILATLSASASYIAAPAAIRIAIPEASPAVYLTSSLAITFPFNLSIGLPLYLAVSKYLYGV, translated from the coding sequence ATGGAAATACTCAATTCTCTAATTGCCAATCTCCAAACACCGATGTTCCTCGCCTTTTTATTAGGAATCTTCGCCACACTTGTGAAAAGCGATCTAAAATTTCCCGATGGGATGTATACGGGAATCACAATTTACTTACTCTTTGCCATTGGACTAAAAGGAGGGGTCAAACTAAACAGCACAACTATTGAGGAATTTTTCAAACCTGCCATAGCTGCTTTAACTCTTTGTATATCAATTCCAATCATAGCATATTACATACTCACCAAATTGGGTGGGTATGATAAAGAAAATGCAGCTGCGTTATCAGCACATTATGGCTCGGTGTCAGCAGTAACTTTTAGTGAAGCACTTGCATTTTTGGAATCGTTACATATTCCTTATGAAGGTTATATGCCAAGTATGTTAGCCATTATGGAAATACCGGCAATTATAGTGGCACTCTTTATACTCAAAATCAATTCCTCAAAAGAAAAAGAAAGTATGTCCTGGAAAAAAGTGGCACACGAACTATTTACAGGGAAAGGCACCTTACTTTTGATTGGTGGCCTAATCATCGGTATGATTTCAGGTAAAAAAGGGCACGAACAATTTGCCCCTTTATTTGAAGTTCCTTTCAGAGGGATGTTGATTCTATTCTTACTGGAAGTTGGTATTGTCACAGGTCGTAGAATTACTGACTTAAAAAAAGCCGGAGTATTCCTAATTGCCTTTGGGATTCTTTTCCCCATTTGTAACGGGATGGTCGGTTTAATTTTAGGTAAAACGGTAGGCCTTTCGATGGGTGGAGCCACCATCCTGGCAACGCTTAGCGCTAGTGCCTCATACATTGCCGCACCTGCCGCCATTCGGATCGCTATTCCTGAAGCAAGTCCTGCCGTATACCTAACGTCTTCTCTTGCGATCACCTTCCCTTTCAATTTATCAATTGGATTACCACTCTATCTTGCGGTCTCCAAGTATCTTTACGGAGTTTAA
- a CDS encoding carbonic anhydrase, protein MKSYQWILCFVFWTLSSNLFAESATGVPADVALQRLIDGNNRFTEGKAKRPNQSPERIREVSKKQFPFATIIGCSDSRVPNEIVFDQGLGDLFIIRTAGQVSTYASWGSIEFSVAVLGVNLVVVLGHSKCGAVDAACKSNEVPGHIITLTNAIKPAAEKTKHLEGDWLQNAVKANVALQVTSLRKLDPILSKQYNSGKLLIVGAVYDLETGKVSFLDEDYILSITK, encoded by the coding sequence ATGAAAAGTTACCAGTGGATTTTGTGTTTTGTTTTTTGGACACTTTCTTCCAATCTCTTTGCAGAAAGTGCAACCGGTGTTCCGGCAGATGTTGCCTTACAAAGGTTAATCGATGGGAACAACCGATTCACCGAAGGAAAAGCAAAACGCCCCAACCAGTCCCCAGAAAGAATTCGAGAAGTTTCTAAAAAACAATTTCCGTTTGCGACCATCATTGGATGTTCCGATTCCAGAGTGCCAAACGAAATTGTATTCGATCAAGGACTCGGTGATTTATTCATCATAAGAACAGCAGGCCAAGTCTCCACTTATGCATCTTGGGGATCTATCGAATTTTCTGTGGCTGTCCTCGGTGTGAACTTAGTGGTAGTTTTAGGTCATTCCAAGTGTGGTGCTGTAGACGCGGCTTGCAAATCAAATGAAGTACCAGGCCATATCATCACTCTGACAAATGCAATCAAACCTGCTGCAGAAAAAACAAAACACTTAGAAGGTGATTGGTTACAAAATGCAGTAAAAGCAAACGTTGCCTTACAAGTTACCTCTCTTAGAAAACTTGATCCGATTCTTTCCAAACAATACAACAGTGGAAAACTCTTAATTGTTGGAGCTGTTTATGATTTGGAAACAGGAAAAGTAAGTTTTTTAGATGAAGATTATATTCTTTCTATCACAAAATAG
- a CDS encoding P-II family nitrogen regulator — protein MKLEKAKLITIIADEAIQDRLVMDLKSVAVKGYTISDAIGEGINQKHLTSWEGKNIRLESLVSETKAKKIFEIIAEKYIDKYPMVIFMNDVEVIRKDRFN, from the coding sequence ATGAAATTAGAAAAAGCAAAATTGATTACGATTATCGCAGATGAAGCAATTCAAGATAGACTAGTTATGGACCTAAAATCTGTAGCAGTTAAAGGTTATACTATAAGCGATGCAATCGGCGAAGGTATTAATCAGAAACACCTAACGTCTTGGGAAGGAAAAAATATTCGATTGGAATCTTTGGTTTCGGAAACAAAAGCAAAAAAAATTTTTGAAATTATTGCAGAGAAATACATCGATAAATACCCGATGGTGATTTTTATGAATGATGTTGAAGTTATCCGTAAAGATAGATTCAATTAA
- a CDS encoding caspase family protein: MKSKILIFLFITAPTMIAADPGPKRFGFIVGVSEYKNLTLGDLKTAKNDALGMTKILFSYGSYNRIQTLVQEGSANSTPTKYNILSNFEAMLEETNPDDLLVFYFSGHGVVDYNDRVYLLPEDANPSAPFESGIAVEQLLEMTRKFKIKRVIFFIDACRNPDDGKGEEGRKFLVETAFRDSEIVSVFYSTKVGYSSFEDPKSGYGIFTKFLIYGLEGRADSNFNGEVSYSELSNYVITSLKEWSKTNQKLQKPYTKEYAEKSEDTVLTYAVNPETSLTDAPLFNPYNPTYAFRSFLFPGWGQYARGQEDKGKVYMSIFTLGVLYAGLQYKTYMQDKSNYESALGIPPNPRVTETVTLNYYLIEPYRQKMESSRAHLSQALTVLLVLWSANVFDFYLLGPNPKEKSGVLLEFDWENQGVMGIDRVGKLGYAMRF, encoded by the coding sequence ATGAAGTCAAAGATTCTAATATTCTTATTTATTACTGCACCAACAATGATTGCGGCAGATCCTGGGCCCAAACGATTCGGATTTATTGTTGGTGTGAGTGAATATAAAAATTTGACACTCGGCGATTTGAAAACGGCTAAAAACGATGCTTTAGGCATGACTAAAATTTTGTTCAGTTACGGTTCTTATAATCGTATCCAGACGTTGGTTCAGGAAGGTTCGGCAAATTCAACTCCTACAAAATATAATATTTTGTCTAATTTTGAAGCCATGTTAGAGGAAACAAACCCCGATGATTTATTGGTGTTTTATTTTTCAGGGCATGGGGTTGTTGATTACAATGACCGGGTCTATTTACTTCCAGAAGACGCTAATCCATCAGCTCCATTCGAATCAGGAATTGCAGTAGAACAACTTCTTGAAATGACAAGGAAGTTTAAGATAAAACGAGTTATCTTTTTTATTGATGCATGTCGTAATCCAGATGATGGGAAAGGTGAAGAAGGCAGGAAATTTTTAGTGGAAACTGCCTTTCGTGATTCGGAAATCGTATCAGTTTTTTATTCCACAAAAGTTGGATACTCTAGTTTTGAAGATCCAAAGTCGGGTTATGGAATCTTTACCAAGTTTCTTATTTATGGATTGGAAGGTAGAGCGGATTCAAACTTTAACGGAGAAGTTTCGTATTCGGAATTATCAAATTATGTCATTACTTCATTGAAGGAATGGAGTAAAACCAACCAAAAATTACAAAAACCATACACAAAAGAATATGCGGAGAAATCCGAGGATACTGTTTTAACTTATGCGGTCAATCCTGAGACTTCTTTGACGGACGCCCCGCTGTTTAATCCATACAATCCTACTTATGCCTTCCGATCGTTTTTGTTTCCTGGTTGGGGACAGTATGCTCGCGGACAAGAGGATAAAGGTAAAGTATATATGTCTATCTTTACCTTGGGAGTTCTTTATGCAGGACTTCAATATAAAACTTACATGCAAGATAAATCTAATTACGAGTCAGCCCTAGGTATTCCTCCCAACCCTCGAGTAACGGAAACTGTCACATTAAATTACTACTTAATTGAACCATATCGACAGAAGATGGAGTCTTCCCGAGCTCACTTGTCACAAGCCCTCACCGTACTTCTTGTTTTGTGGTCGGCAAATGTGTTTGATTTTTATCTGTTGGGACCCAATCCTAAGGAAAAGTCAGGAGTTTTACTCGAGTTTGATTGGGAAAACCAAGGTGTTATGGGAATCGACAGGGTTGGGAAGTTAGGATATGCGATGCGGTTTTAA
- a CDS encoding methyl-accepting chemotaxis protein: protein MSRTSLESIKTKKTWVELGPVYVNRVRFLLAGFYIIATLGSFKTSTTLQTMSYLVGITCMFLYGGLQAYLFKKERLNAFFPKLLIILDISVLFAVTASGLMGGSTVAADLIKSPTLYALYYFYVVYSAFLFSKRTLLMSTYYSAFCLILILVIGFGQGVEFKEAEDLQSQKGTVAISNEVFKILFLICFGYLTSAVLNLLNEIKNESEERQKIAETERTTADNLNRDLVKIGSELFKTLKSIREIATDFNFQIESQDKSIHELTDFVSSFSESIQSSVDNIGKQHNQITLLNHKSDTLKQSISEIGVVVEELNSNMSDFQERSNVLSGTVKNLEERLRSVNESQKEVSEVNDIMAEIADRTNLLALNASIEAARAGEHGRGFAVVAQEVAKLAENSNENATKIKKIITNSNRFIQEGTELASVSLKQTETLQSKYELLSGVIRTATNKISSQKNINNEVLESLDLIESISKQLDMESKVLNRDKDQMITVVQKMEEINREVVINARKVGENTLSLEKQAEDLAVHR, encoded by the coding sequence ATGTCGAGAACTAGTTTAGAATCTATAAAAACAAAAAAGACCTGGGTAGAATTAGGACCTGTGTATGTGAATCGAGTCAGGTTTCTTTTGGCTGGATTCTATATCATCGCTACTCTTGGATCATTTAAAACATCTACTACATTGCAAACCATGAGTTATTTGGTCGGAATTACTTGTATGTTTTTATATGGAGGGCTGCAGGCTTATCTTTTTAAAAAGGAAAGGTTAAATGCTTTTTTCCCTAAGTTACTCATAATTTTGGACATCTCTGTTTTATTTGCAGTCACTGCCTCTGGGCTTATGGGAGGAAGTACGGTTGCTGCGGATTTAATTAAGTCACCAACCTTATATGCGTTATACTACTTTTATGTAGTATATTCTGCATTTTTATTTTCTAAACGAACACTTCTGATGAGTACATATTATTCTGCATTTTGTTTGATTCTTATTCTTGTGATTGGTTTTGGGCAAGGGGTTGAATTTAAAGAAGCAGAAGATCTTCAAAGTCAAAAAGGAACCGTTGCTATCTCGAATGAAGTTTTTAAAATCCTCTTTTTGATTTGTTTTGGATATTTAACCTCTGCCGTTCTCAATTTATTAAACGAAATTAAAAACGAATCAGAAGAAAGACAAAAAATAGCAGAAACGGAAAGAACGACAGCAGACAACTTAAACCGTGATTTGGTAAAAATTGGTTCTGAATTATTTAAAACTTTAAAATCAATTCGTGAAATAGCTACAGATTTTAATTTTCAAATAGAATCTCAAGATAAGTCCATTCATGAGTTGACAGATTTCGTTTCTTCCTTTTCCGAGAGTATTCAATCCTCGGTGGACAATATTGGAAAACAACACAACCAAATTACATTGTTAAATCACAAGTCGGATACTCTCAAACAAAGTATTTCGGAAATTGGGGTCGTGGTGGAAGAGTTGAATTCGAATATGAGTGACTTCCAAGAAAGAAGTAATGTCCTTTCAGGAACCGTCAAAAATTTAGAGGAAAGGCTTAGATCTGTCAATGAATCTCAAAAAGAAGTGAGCGAAGTAAATGATATCATGGCAGAAATTGCAGATAGAACCAACTTACTGGCGCTCAATGCCTCTATTGAAGCCGCAAGAGCGGGAGAACATGGTCGAGGATTTGCAGTAGTCGCACAAGAAGTAGCAAAATTAGCAGAAAATTCGAATGAAAATGCTACTAAAATTAAAAAAATCATTACAAATTCAAATAGGTTTATTCAGGAAGGGACTGAACTTGCTTCTGTTTCTCTAAAACAAACAGAAACACTTCAATCTAAGTATGAACTGTTGAGTGGGGTGATACGAACAGCAACGAATAAAATCAGTTCCCAAAAAAACATAAATAATGAAGTACTTGAATCATTGGATTTAATTGAATCGATTTCAAAACAACTAGATATGGAATCAAAAGTTTTAAATCGAGATAAAGATCAGATGATTACAGTTGTGCAAAAAATGGAAGAAATCAACAGAGAAGTTGTGATTAATGCTAGAAAAGTAGGTGAGAATACTCTAAGTTTGGAAAAACAAGCCGAAGATTTGGCAGTTCACCGCTAA